The Dioscorea cayenensis subsp. rotundata cultivar TDr96_F1 chromosome 8, TDr96_F1_v2_PseudoChromosome.rev07_lg8_w22 25.fasta, whole genome shotgun sequence genome segment ATATTGAATAAAGTCCCAAACTAAACTCAGGTTTTTTAAGTAAGAATCCTTTGATCATCACTTATTCAATAAATATTCGAAATACCTTGACTTTTTCAAAATAGGTCCGAGTCAAATAACAATGATTCGAAGCAAATATAGGCCCACCTACCATCCACACCAGAATAAATGGAGTTTTTCGAAAAAACCTCCTAGTGGAGGAAGACCTCTTAGGGATAAGAGACAGGGGGCAAAAAAGGATCTTTCATGTGTTTCAACAATTCACGTTCTTTACATTTCTTCTTGGCTTCTTGGCCTGTAGTAGGTATTTGGTTTACTGCTTTGGGTAAGGTCCAAAATATGGAATAAACAAATGTTTCCACGACTCTACTGTCTGAATTTACCAGTTAGCAAAAGTAGGTGACCATTCAAATTGATCGTTGTGAAACATAGATATATCATAGCCCTAATTAAGATGACATTTGGCTGGGGGTAATATTAGAATACCCCTGGAATTTGAACAAGATAATGTAAATTTATCATGTTTGTCGCTTAATGTAGAAATATTACATCTCCGGAATCTTGAGCAGTATTATCAGgaatgtgaaatttttttttccattatcctctttaaatctaataaaatcacgaaaacatcaaaagaatttttcatgttttttctttaCACACTTGtatgtaaatatatttattgaaatatttagttggagataagaaaaacatttgagattatataactttatttcaaataattaagttttgacctaattaatattaataaaattaaaattgtactTTCTCTTAATAATGACACatattgattataaaacaattttgatatttaaaattttgatatattaccCACCTATTATTAGATAATTAAaggtattttaataaaaaaatcaatagataATATAAGATTCATAGCTAaccaaatattatattgttacATCCCAACTACATTATTGCATTTGTCAATTAAACATACATATTCCCCTCAATATGAGTTGTAAAATCACAGTAATTCTATTACAAACAGAAATGTAAGATTCCTTGAACCAAATGACCTTTAAGTGTCTAGTTTTCTTATAAGTaagaattttgtgatttggaaaattaTAGGTATGTAGGCAGAGTTATGCTAAATTTAGTGCTCAAGGTTGTATGCCCCATTTAGAGTGGATAATTACTGCTATACTCTTATAAGAATCTATACTTGGAAGAATAGAATAATAGCTTGAcgtttttgcatttgtacacttctaaaatctcatttttgtaaAATCCTTGCTTATTGGCTTCTTAACCTTTGTAGTATCATCATtgtcttgaaaattttcttgcatacccttgaatattttaaatttcatattgtTGGTGAAACTAACAAGATTTCTTCCGAAGTAAAAGGCATCCCAAAAGGCTTGATTTAGTGTAAGAACTGGAGTTTCTGAGCATTAGTTAAATAAGTAACACCATATATAAAttctagtatatatataaataaaaatgttagatGTTTTAACTCTTTCTAATTTACTTGTTTGATTATTGttgtctatttatttatttcctcaAATTATGCATTGGCTATTTACTAGcttaattttctatttaattatttatcaactTTTTGTACTacttttattgaattatttatttattcaattagtTGATTATACTTGTTAAGTATTGAATTGTGAAGTCtactaattatttcaaaaataattggattatttttattaaaaaatgagatcataaaaaattactttGTAATACTCCTACTTCAataaagatttgaaaatttgtgaattttattgtgataaatatttgtttacttttgcaaTTAATGATATATCTGATTTATGACTTTATTGATATTTTGGACACCAagttattttgttataattatttatagtcTTCAAATAAACTATGCAATAACATTATCATTAGGGTCAACCACTAACCATGTCCACATACACCTTCGTAAAgatgaaactatagttttgtaTTGCTTTATCTAAACGATAATGGCCGCTGATAATTTAGCTCGAGTcacctaaaataaataaataacctatgAAATTCTAGCTTGGGTTACCGAGTATAAATAAGCATGTATAATCTCAATTATTTTTAGTGGCTTACTTATTGGGTTGTTAAGCTTATAAActtgtatgtatattttttttcagaaataaGGTATAGGTTTGTAAATAATGGAGTACCTagagtatttttgaaataaattaagttgttattatttttcttgttatagGCCCATGTTGTAGGCCTTCAATCTTTTATACTTTGAATCcgatagatttttatatttttaaaattttataattttctagagttttatggttttgttatatgggttttaaaattttgcatgtCTATTTTATCTGATTAAAACAGATAAatcactgatttattaaaacaGATAACCGAACATGTCTATAGGATTCCGGTTATGTGGATGTACAACCATTTGTTTACGATTCGGGCGATTGGATCAAATTCGAAGCGTGACAAAGACACAAATCGGTTGAAATAGACGGAGGAAGAATTTTTAGTGTCAGGATGGTCCCAAGCGATTTTCTGAGAACTTCTAAAAACAGGATTATATTTAAGAAAGCCCCTAATTAAAATACCGTAAGTAACACGCAAACCAAAAACCAAGAAGCGGTTGTATCCTCATAGTACATCACGCACATCTTCAAACATCTTCAAGGCACATGCATGCACATATGAAATACGGTAAGTTGGAAACCACTTTAGTTGATATTGAAGGAGGGAGGTTAAGTCAATTTGCTAATTCAGATGATTAAAGGATGATTAATTAGTATTGTTggtataaaagaaaattagcaAAGTCAACTATTGGATAGTCCAATAATATGACACAAGAGTGTCAAGGGGAAAGGTAAGGATTTGAATCTTTTTCCCGATAATACTGTTTATGCACTATACATTTGGAtctaatactatttttatacTGTTTACGGGCCTAAATGTGGGTCTCATATGGGAGAAACAGTGATTTCACCCctctaaaattaattttttttaaaagtttgtaTGTCATCGTAACTGGTGTAcctctttatttgtttatttttttaataatttcttaaataaaaagtaCTTATcaactattaataaaaaaatagcaaatagaCCATCGATCTCACCATCTCAGTGGTTAATTCATAGTAATAGTGATTATTTTCTTCTTCGAGATCATTAACATCACATTAATCACGGCACAACAGGTAGAGCCACGCAGTGATGGAGCCAGCCAGCCAGGGGGCCGAAGAGGCCATGGCCACCCTTATTTTACACAAATtaatggctatatatatatatatatatatatatatatataattttttttaaaaatatttaaaaaagttaatagTTTGGCCTTGTTAGCTTTTTACAATCTAGCATGAGGTGGTCTCATGGttttttatcaattatatatatatatatataatttttttaaaaaatatttaaaaaagttaatagTTTGGCCTTGGTAGCTTTTTACAATCTAGCATGAGGTGGTCTCatggttttttataaattagctactataaaaaattatattattataaattttggaaaataaattagagatcCCTGATAGTTTCATAACATCCCAGACATATCCTCTGATATTTGAATTTTCTAGACAGACCCTCCTTTtcaagtacatttttttttccgtCATGGCAACTTACTCCGttagtttattatatattataacatgtactccttgttttatatttatagtttttgtttaacattgtgtgtttatgtgtaactacataagttttcacttaatatgttatcttttcttatttaatattatgaCTTTCCATTTAAAATCTTACATTCCTATTTAAAATCATTTGTTCATGTGTTCCTCTTAAAAAACTAAGAGCAAATCTTGTCAATATCAGCTACCTTTATGTCAACATCAACCAATTTATTGTCAGAAGGTCTAAAAAGTAACATATCAAAAAAAGGAAGGACCCTTTGGGAAATTCTCAAAGTCATGGAGTTTTTCTACGAATACTTTAACTTCAAAAAGACTATTTATTCATtaccaataattttttatgaaatttacatttagtagTTAGAGAacattattgttataaaaaattatattatttaaaaaatatttgttaaaatatattactCTATCATAAGAAAAattctctttttatttgataccctcaaaaaaaaattcctggCTTTGTTACTGAAGCCacctattattttattatttgataactaTACTTGTGTAAGATTCGCCGTCACACTGGACTAGCTATATTTGTGCACACTTCTGTCTTTCTTAGCTGTTAGGCAGCTCATcttccaaatatataaatatatatatatatatatatatatatatatatatatatatatatatatatcggacTTGATGTGCTCTTCTCAACAACACATGAAGGTAATTTTCAAGGGCTTCTAATTTGGAAAATTAAGTTCAAGGATTTGTAGCCATCCAACCAAGATTGGACTAGGCGTGTACTCTAATCAACAACACAATTGCTGGTAAGGAAAACCCTTTAGTTCATTAAATGGGTAATTAATATGTGTAGATGCATATGGTCATATATAAAGGAGGCCAAGGGAGTTCCCTTCGcttcatcaaaaaattaatatcacaaTATAAAGAACATATACAAAGCTTGATATATAACAATGGCTAAGTATACCGTAGCTCTTGTCTTGGCGGCCGTTCTTCTCTCCTCTGCTTCCTCTGTGCTTGCCGACTCTGGCACTGCCACTTACTACACGCCTCCCTACACTCGTTAGGGCCCGATAATTCcttattattagattttaaattaaaaaatatgttcaGAGTTGTTGTTAGATCATCAtataatgattattattgatgtaaCTCCTTTTTTgaaattggaatttttttatagtaaaaacaaaacatgcatATAAGAGCAAAAAAGCCTGCATAATATTTGttagatttagattttgatCTAATAACCATGGCATAAGTAtcgttatattttaaatataggGACCTCAATGCAAAGACTCTCTTTTCTTGTTACTGTGAGATTTGCCTCCCTTTAGTTTAGTGGTACGGTTCTATCACTTGTTGTGAgttgtataattaatttctcTTGTTGTGAGTTATATCTATATGTTTCTCTATTGCCTTAACTTGCATGATTATAATATTCCTCCTCTTTGGCTAATACATTatcatatatgcatgcatgtgcAGCATCAGCTTGTTATGGGAACGAAGACGAAGGAGTGATGATCGCTGCTGCGAGTGATGTAATATGGGACAACGGTGCCGCATGTGGCCGGAGGTACTCGGTCACATGCACCGGTCCGACGAACCAAGGCGTGCCACAACCATGCAAAGGAACCAGTGTTGTTGTCACCGTCGTAGACTATTGCCCTGCTGGTTGCCAAGGTACCATTGACTTGTCTCAAGAGGCTTTCTCCATCATTGCTGATCCTGATGCTGGCAAAATCAACATTGACTTCACCCAGTAAGTATATATTGTTTCATATTTTACCATATGTACTAATTAATGGGTTAATTTGTTTGAtcataaaaacaatatttacttatatcctatattgtttattaaaaattaactgagaatttttttaaaatttaaattatcatttatcaGCTCTTCATTCATATTTAgaaactataaaaaattaattaatttcagtCTGTGTTTTcgtaaaatttataaattaattattaattatagagGTAAAGTAAGTACAAAAATTCTATAAAGTTTcatgaataattaaatatgatttttggaAAGATATATTAGTAATTACGAGTAAATTTTTTGGGGTATTTTAATTTGAAGTAGTAGTATAGTATATGAGAAAAGGCAAGAATCAAGACAGTGTTTAACTTGCTTCATTTGGTTAATTTGCAGGGTCTAGGGTGGAGCGCTATAAAAGAATGATTAATCATCTATATATGGTTGACATCTTCTAATTATGAATTACAAGGTTTTAACTCAAAAGAAACTATGTCTTTTATGgtggtaataaataaataaatgtttccCTTATAGTGGTTATTTCCGCTGTGGATTTTGTTCGATGAATGTGCGCACAATGagataaatgttttttttttaatcagttattaattaatttgaaattagaCTCGTTTTATTAGTTGCGAATATTAACTAACTCTCATTCAAAATATATAcctcaaatttttaataatcacagtttagaaaatatatttcataCTTATCACTATAAAACAAAGATGTTGGGACTATCTAGGTTACTTACATAAAGCTTTTACTTTCAGTATTGCTTTGTTGAGAACCAAAACATTTCTGCTTGctttattacaaaaaaatatatatatttcaaatattccgtTTTTACCCCACTTAACTTATAAACTTTAACTTCTAAACAATGTATCTGCCTCTCCAATTTCAAATTACTACAGTTTTTACTTTCATTAACTAAAATGACATTatctgtaaaaaaaaacatacaccaAAGATCAGATCATGAATGTGCTTAATTAGTTCATTCATAATTAAAGCAAACAAGTAATGGCTTAATGTCGACCATAATGTAGATCTATAGGAATACCAAGGGAACTCTTTATACTTTTTtccaaaatcctaattttagtGACAAAGctatcatacatatatattttttataaggcTTATATATGTACTAATAACCTCTTCCTTTTAAGAACTCACCAAACGACTTTCTTAGGTACCTTATAATACACCTTTTTTAAACCGATAAAGATCACATGCaaatctttatttctatttgaatttCTATACTTCTACATCAATTATCTTAAagtaaaaatttgattttacaGTTGACCTTCCCGccacaaaaccaaaaattaatttaatgaaacaCAAGTTTTGTGCCTCAAACTTTGCCCAATTGTTCTCTTAA includes the following:
- the LOC120266419 gene encoding EG45-like domain containing protein — translated: MAKYTVALVLAAVLLSSASSVLADSGTATYYTPPYTPSACYGNEDEGVMIAAASDVIWDNGAACGRRYSVTCTGPTNQGVPQPCKGTSVVVTVVDYCPAGCQGTIDLSQEAFSIIADPDAGKINIDFTQV